From Crateriforma spongiae, a single genomic window includes:
- a CDS encoding efflux RND transporter periplasmic adaptor subunit, which produces MSHPIPHAPRKNPRQEPVKPSVNGHKVPDAKTEITQDGKSKPRGPVRRGISFVLGSIGPTLVLAGFAAVFWYGHHNDWRIPKFAALTGEVEPVVDDWCEEHAVPESICVECDPTLMPKGPDYGWCSDHGVHNCVLDHPDVAQLKQPPSRGELAADLQRAARALAIAPRKENNSGCKIYQTRIQFASIEAVMQAGVDVELVERHPIVESISGNGEIVYDPTRQAKLASRVPGSVWRVFKNVGDKVSKGEVLVVVDAVEVGELKTSLLRSLAEEKLQQQNVSRLTKARSAIAGARVLDAEAALAKARADVLSAEQSLRNLGLPVDVKRLRGMDEQQVLDELRFIGIPSSIRSQLDAQSDTANLLPLASPMDGIVIERTVTPGEVVNPSRMLFQIGNTRQMWLQLSVPLENMDQLAIGQRIRFAPDGSRQVVEGVLDWIDTSADQDTRMLEVRAVLANDGGRLRNETFGMGEIVLREEADAIVIPTGASHWEGCCQVVFVRDKDYFSGPDSYKLFHVRSVRLGAQNGDITEIISGVLPGEVIATAGSDVLKAQLLKNNLGAGCDCVAE; this is translated from the coding sequence ATGAGTCATCCGATTCCCCATGCGCCGAGAAAAAATCCTCGGCAAGAACCCGTGAAGCCGTCCGTCAACGGACACAAGGTTCCAGACGCCAAAACTGAAATTACTCAGGACGGGAAATCAAAACCTCGCGGTCCCGTTCGCCGCGGTATCTCGTTCGTGCTCGGTAGTATCGGACCGACGCTGGTTCTGGCCGGTTTCGCTGCCGTGTTTTGGTATGGGCATCACAACGATTGGCGGATTCCCAAATTCGCCGCGTTAACCGGCGAAGTCGAACCGGTTGTCGATGATTGGTGTGAGGAACACGCGGTGCCGGAGTCCATTTGCGTCGAGTGCGATCCGACGTTGATGCCCAAAGGACCGGACTACGGTTGGTGTTCGGATCATGGCGTTCACAACTGCGTGCTGGATCATCCCGATGTCGCGCAACTCAAGCAGCCGCCATCGCGGGGCGAGCTTGCGGCGGACTTGCAGCGTGCGGCCCGTGCGTTGGCGATTGCCCCGCGCAAGGAAAACAACAGCGGCTGCAAGATCTACCAAACGCGGATTCAGTTCGCGTCGATTGAAGCTGTGATGCAGGCGGGCGTTGATGTCGAACTGGTTGAGCGGCATCCGATTGTGGAGTCGATTTCTGGCAATGGTGAAATTGTCTACGACCCGACGCGGCAAGCCAAACTGGCGTCTCGCGTGCCGGGCAGCGTTTGGAGAGTTTTCAAGAATGTGGGGGACAAAGTCTCCAAGGGCGAAGTGTTGGTGGTCGTCGACGCGGTCGAAGTCGGGGAATTAAAAACCTCGCTGCTGCGTTCGCTCGCCGAAGAGAAGTTGCAACAACAGAACGTATCGCGTTTGACCAAGGCACGAAGCGCGATTGCGGGGGCGAGAGTTCTGGATGCAGAGGCGGCGCTGGCTAAAGCACGTGCGGATGTCTTGAGTGCGGAGCAATCGTTGCGGAATCTGGGGTTGCCGGTTGACGTCAAACGGCTTCGGGGAATGGACGAACAACAGGTGCTCGATGAATTGCGTTTCATCGGTATTCCTTCGTCAATCCGCTCGCAACTCGACGCACAAAGCGACACTGCCAATCTGCTACCGCTTGCGTCGCCGATGGATGGGATCGTCATCGAGCGAACCGTGACGCCGGGCGAGGTGGTCAATCCGTCGCGGATGCTATTTCAAATCGGTAACACTCGCCAGATGTGGCTGCAACTGAGCGTGCCGCTGGAAAACATGGACCAATTGGCGATCGGGCAACGCATCCGGTTCGCACCCGATGGCAGTCGTCAGGTCGTCGAAGGCGTGCTGGACTGGATCGACACATCGGCCGATCAAGACACTCGCATGTTGGAAGTGCGGGCGGTTCTGGCCAATGACGGCGGGCGGCTTCGAAACGAGACATTCGGCATGGGAGAGATCGTCCTGCGTGAGGAAGCCGATGCGATTGTCATTCCGACCGGAGCGTCACATTGGGAAGGCTGTTGCCAAGTCGTCTTTGTTCGCGACAAGGATTATTTCTCCGGCCCCGACAGCTACAAGCTGTTCCACGTCCGCTCGGTTCGATTGGGTGCCC
- a CDS encoding efflux RND transporter permease subunit translates to MTDNDETIEYAKRSILGRLIWFCLTNKLVVLLLVIATLGWGVMVAPFDWETGALPRDPVPVDAIPDIGENQQIVFTQWMGRSPQDVEDQIGYPLTVALLGIPEVKTIRSYSMFGFSSIYIIFGEDADFYWSRTRVLEKLNSLPAGTLPDGVQPTLGPDATALGQIYLYTLEGRDPDGNPTGGWDLRELRTIQDYYVRYSLTSAEGISEVASIGGFVQEYQIDVDPDAMRAAGVTLAKVFESIRMTNVDVGARTIELNKAEYVIRGLGFIEDIEDIEKTVVKVTDNVPITVADVANVSLGPALRRGALDKAGAEAVGGVAVVRYGYNPLAAIKNIKQRIKEVSPGLPTKVLVDYTKTSADEVDLYADRHDLEPITGATASSDAWVKHLRGMPQEQWPTWITTSQVAVVPFYDRTGLIYETLGTLNTALFEEILVTIIVILVMVVHLRSSFLISALLPLAVLMCFIAMKTFGVDANIVALSGIAIAIGTMVDMGIILTENILKYLDEAAPEDDKLTVIFKAAHEVAGAVLTAVTTTVVSFLPVFTMIGAEGKLFRPLAFTKTFALTASVIVALTIIPPAAHVLMGGRIESKSLRRGAWFALLILGIAASMMLTWWVGAILIVLSAYKLYEERIPERYHRFGPYAASALAAIVVGVLLTQEWLPLGPQKGLLLNLLFVGGLIGGILGFFTVFQRFLYEPILRWCLNHKLAFLCLPTAILLFGGSAWLGFDKVFGFVPKAFSMVGISDSTVRESGPWRTATNVLPGLGKEFMPPLDEGSFLYMPTTMPHASIGEAMDVLQLQNQLLVSIPEVESVVGKIGRADTPLDPAPVSMIETYITYKSEYKTDEDGHRLNFRYDTEANEYIRDDDGELILDPTGRPFRQWRDEIRTPDDIWQAITTAAQIPGTTSAPKLQPIAARIVMLQSGMRAPMGMKVKGPDLETIERVALELESLLKQIPTVQSSAVIADRIVGKPYLEIDIDRDAIKRYGLHIRSVQDVIEVAIGGRQITTTVEGRERFPVRVRYARELRDDLESLERILVPTPTGSQIPLGQLADIRYTRGPQVIKSEDTFLLGYVLFDKKPGEAEVNVVEDAQAFLQSKIDSGEFTLPAGVTYTFAGNYENQIRSQKTLAIVLPLALGIIFLILYLQFKSAITTSLVFSGILIAWAGGFIMLWLYGTEWFLDFSLLGTNMRELFQVKTINLSVAVWVGFLALFGIASDDGVVIASYLDESFRKDRIENAQHAREATVAAGMRRVRPCLMTTATTILALIPILTSTGRGSDIMVPMAIPSFGGMVIAIITMFIVPVLYCSAMEWKLRLGIRDERFAKDA, encoded by the coding sequence ATGACTGACAACGATGAAACCATTGAATACGCAAAACGCTCGATCCTCGGCCGGCTGATCTGGTTCTGCTTGACCAACAAGCTCGTTGTCCTGTTGCTGGTCATTGCGACGCTGGGCTGGGGCGTCATGGTCGCGCCGTTCGATTGGGAAACCGGCGCGTTGCCTCGCGATCCCGTTCCCGTCGACGCGATTCCCGACATTGGCGAGAACCAACAAATCGTGTTCACGCAGTGGATGGGTCGCAGCCCACAGGACGTCGAGGACCAGATCGGTTATCCGTTGACGGTTGCGCTGTTGGGCATTCCCGAAGTCAAGACGATCCGCAGCTATTCGATGTTCGGCTTCTCGTCGATTTACATCATCTTCGGCGAAGACGCAGACTTCTATTGGTCGCGAACGCGAGTGCTGGAAAAGCTGAACAGCTTGCCCGCCGGTACCTTGCCCGATGGCGTGCAACCGACTCTCGGACCGGACGCGACAGCATTGGGGCAGATTTATCTTTACACGCTCGAGGGCCGCGATCCTGATGGCAACCCGACCGGCGGTTGGGACTTGCGAGAGCTGCGAACGATTCAAGACTACTACGTTCGCTATTCGTTGACTTCAGCGGAAGGGATCAGCGAAGTCGCGTCGATCGGCGGCTTCGTTCAGGAGTACCAAATCGACGTTGATCCCGATGCGATGCGGGCCGCTGGAGTGACGCTTGCGAAGGTGTTTGAGTCGATTCGCATGACGAACGTTGATGTGGGTGCTCGGACGATCGAACTGAACAAGGCGGAATACGTCATCCGCGGTCTCGGCTTCATCGAGGATATCGAAGACATCGAGAAGACGGTCGTAAAAGTGACGGACAACGTGCCGATCACGGTGGCCGACGTAGCCAACGTGTCACTCGGGCCGGCTCTCCGGCGTGGTGCGCTCGACAAGGCCGGTGCGGAAGCCGTCGGCGGAGTCGCGGTCGTGCGTTACGGATACAACCCGCTGGCAGCGATCAAGAACATCAAACAGCGTATCAAGGAAGTTTCGCCGGGCCTGCCGACGAAGGTGCTTGTCGATTACACAAAGACGTCGGCCGATGAAGTTGATCTCTACGCCGACCGGCATGACCTGGAACCGATCACGGGAGCGACGGCCAGTAGCGATGCCTGGGTCAAGCATCTTCGTGGCATGCCCCAAGAACAGTGGCCGACATGGATTACGACCAGTCAAGTCGCGGTCGTGCCCTTCTACGATCGCACGGGGTTGATCTACGAGACGCTGGGCACGTTGAACACAGCGCTGTTTGAAGAAATCCTCGTGACAATCATCGTGATCCTGGTGATGGTCGTCCACCTACGCAGCTCATTTCTTATTAGTGCGCTACTACCGCTGGCCGTTTTGATGTGCTTCATCGCCATGAAGACGTTTGGCGTGGACGCAAACATCGTGGCGTTGTCTGGCATCGCGATTGCGATCGGGACGATGGTCGATATGGGGATTATTCTCACCGAGAACATTCTCAAATACCTGGATGAAGCTGCGCCCGAAGACGACAAGTTGACGGTGATCTTCAAAGCGGCTCACGAAGTCGCCGGTGCGGTGCTGACCGCCGTGACAACGACCGTGGTCAGTTTTCTGCCAGTATTCACGATGATCGGTGCGGAAGGAAAGCTGTTTCGTCCGCTCGCATTCACCAAGACGTTTGCACTCACGGCATCCGTCATTGTGGCGCTGACAATCATTCCGCCAGCCGCCCACGTGTTGATGGGCGGGCGCATTGAGTCAAAGAGTTTGCGTCGTGGGGCTTGGTTCGCGTTACTGATTCTCGGTATTGCGGCGTCGATGATGTTGACGTGGTGGGTCGGTGCAATCTTGATCGTGCTGTCCGCATACAAACTGTACGAAGAACGGATTCCTGAGCGTTACCACCGTTTCGGACCGTACGCGGCCAGTGCACTCGCGGCGATAGTCGTCGGTGTTCTGCTGACGCAGGAGTGGTTGCCGCTGGGACCGCAGAAAGGTTTGCTACTGAATTTGCTGTTCGTCGGCGGATTGATTGGCGGCATCCTCGGCTTCTTTACTGTCTTTCAACGATTCCTGTACGAACCGATCCTGCGTTGGTGCCTGAATCACAAGCTCGCGTTTCTCTGCTTGCCAACTGCGATCCTGTTGTTCGGTGGATCGGCTTGGTTGGGTTTCGACAAGGTCTTTGGTTTCGTTCCCAAGGCGTTCTCGATGGTTGGCATTTCAGATTCGACTGTTCGGGAGTCCGGTCCTTGGAGAACAGCAACCAACGTGCTACCGGGACTCGGCAAAGAATTCATGCCGCCGCTCGACGAAGGCTCGTTCCTCTACATGCCCACCACGATGCCGCACGCTTCGATCGGTGAAGCGATGGACGTGTTGCAGTTGCAGAACCAACTGCTCGTCTCGATCCCCGAAGTCGAATCGGTCGTCGGTAAGATTGGTCGCGCCGACACTCCGCTTGATCCGGCACCCGTGTCGATGATCGAAACCTACATCACCTACAAGTCGGAATACAAAACCGACGAAGACGGTCACCGGCTGAACTTCCGCTATGACACGGAAGCAAACGAGTATATCCGCGACGACGACGGTGAGCTGATCCTTGATCCCACCGGTCGTCCGTTCCGGCAATGGCGAGACGAAATACGCACGCCTGACGACATTTGGCAAGCCATCACGACGGCGGCCCAGATTCCAGGCACGACGTCCGCTCCTAAACTGCAACCGATCGCGGCTCGGATCGTGATGCTGCAGAGCGGCATGCGTGCGCCGATGGGGATGAAGGTGAAAGGCCCGGACCTGGAAACGATCGAGCGGGTTGCCTTGGAATTGGAATCGCTGTTGAAGCAAATTCCAACGGTCCAATCGTCAGCCGTCATCGCTGACCGCATCGTCGGCAAGCCGTACTTGGAGATCGACATCGACCGCGATGCGATCAAACGATACGGACTGCACATTCGCAGCGTGCAGGACGTGATCGAAGTCGCGATTGGCGGCCGGCAGATCACAACGACCGTCGAAGGTCGTGAGCGTTTCCCGGTGCGAGTGCGTTACGCCCGCGAACTGCGGGACGATCTCGAATCGCTCGAACGGATTCTAGTTCCAACGCCGACCGGATCGCAAATCCCGCTCGGACAACTCGCCGACATTCGCTACACGCGAGGTCCGCAAGTCATCAAGAGCGAAGACACGTTCTTGCTTGGGTACGTTTTGTTCGACAAGAAGCCGGGCGAAGCGGAAGTCAACGTCGTTGAGGATGCTCAGGCATTTTTGCAATCGAAGATTGACTCGGGCGAGTTCACGCTGCCCGCTGGAGTCACCTACACGTTCGCAGGCAACTACGAAAACCAAATCCGATCGCAAAAAACGCTGGCAATCGTGTTACCACTCGCACTCGGGATCATCTTCTTGATTCTGTACCTGCAATTCAAATCAGCCATCACAACATCGCTAGTCTTCAGTGGCATCCTGATCGCGTGGGCGGGCGGTTTCATCATGCTATGGTTGTACGGGACCGAATGGTTCCTCGATTTCAGCTTACTCGGCACCAACATGCGTGAGCTGTTCCAAGTCAAAACGATCAACCTAAGTGTTGCCGTTTGGGTCGGCTTCTTGGCCCTGTTCGGCATCGCCAGCGACGATGGCGTCGTGATCGCATCGTACCTTGACGAAAGCTTCCGCAAGGATCGCATCGAGAACGCCCAGCACGCTCGCGAAGCCACTGTGGCTGCCGGCATGAGACGCGTTCGACCGTGTTTAATGACCACGGCGACGACAATCCTGGCATTGATTCCAATCCTGACATCGACCGGCCGTGGCAGCGACATTATGGTGCCGATGGCGATCCCCAGTTTCGGCGGCATGGTCATCGCAATCATCACGATGTTTATCGTGCCGGTTTTGTATTGCAGTGCGATGGAGTGGAAGTTGCGGCTGGGTATCCGAGACGAACGCTTTGCGAAGGACGCTTGA
- a CDS encoding efflux RND transporter periplasmic adaptor subunit, with product MNEFFKQHRGKLWIAQAVAFVLLGVFVASWFGGGSDEPNVSSNSGTSNSEAMQGKPSIWTCSMHPQIRRDGPGSCPICGMDLVPVRESADGVRTVSISSEIKSLMNVQVSPVRRQYVTADVRMVGKIEYDETRLAHITAWVPGRLERMFVDYTGVEVNKGDHMVQIYSEALYTAQEELLAATRRDRPQSSSRFIEPLDLAESAREKLRLLGLTPEQIQTIEQRGKSSETVTIYSPVGGVVVGKLKQEGDRVQTGDRIYTVADLNHLWVQMDAYESDLAWLRYGQDVEFTTEAYPGEVFHGRIAFIDPVLNEDTRTVKVRVNVSNDDGRLKPEMFVRAIVKSNVAAGGRVLDASLAGKWISPMHPEIVKDQPGDCDICGMPLVRAESLGYVTAEPTDAAKPLIVPTSAVLLTGTRAIVYVQIPDADKPTYEGREIVIGPRAGEFYLVKSGLNEGDLVVTNGNFKLDSALQISAKPSMMTPQGGGGGGHNHGGMEMPKADEGVTMNASPMELVPAVRDAMQGIVEQYKTIQEKVEAANLAEIRAGYDELGKAVEALPADLIGPDMRPQWFEIAMLLRNDVTEGRETNSMREADRVFALTRQHVDQMKTQFPLPMSHDEMQMPAMANMDAPPEVTQQLDGFVGPYLGLGKALAADDLEGAKQAVEPLHQRLASLLPIVSESKAVEMWNKEKRDLSEIVARMQKASDLAALRSGFALLSEQMLSLERMFGLPTDAALYELHCPMAFEGRGASWIQSDDAVRNPYYGPSMLKCADKVEKL from the coding sequence ATGAACGAATTCTTCAAACAACACCGCGGGAAACTCTGGATTGCACAAGCGGTGGCGTTTGTGCTGCTCGGTGTCTTCGTCGCTTCTTGGTTTGGCGGCGGCTCGGATGAGCCGAATGTGTCCTCGAATTCCGGTACGTCGAATTCGGAGGCCATGCAAGGGAAACCGTCGATTTGGACTTGTTCGATGCATCCGCAAATCCGTCGCGATGGTCCGGGCAGTTGTCCGATCTGCGGGATGGACTTGGTTCCGGTCAGAGAATCGGCCGACGGTGTTCGCACCGTTTCGATCAGCTCTGAGATCAAGAGCCTAATGAACGTTCAGGTCAGCCCCGTGCGTCGGCAATACGTGACGGCCGATGTTCGGATGGTGGGCAAGATCGAGTACGACGAAACACGACTTGCCCACATCACGGCTTGGGTTCCCGGCAGGCTCGAACGCATGTTCGTTGACTATACGGGCGTCGAAGTCAACAAGGGCGACCACATGGTGCAAATCTACAGCGAGGCACTCTACACCGCACAGGAAGAGTTGCTTGCCGCCACTCGGCGGGACCGGCCGCAAAGCTCATCGCGTTTCATCGAACCACTCGATCTTGCCGAATCCGCTCGCGAGAAATTGCGGTTGCTGGGACTGACGCCAGAACAGATTCAGACAATCGAGCAACGTGGTAAGTCATCCGAAACCGTAACGATCTATTCGCCGGTCGGCGGCGTGGTCGTCGGCAAGTTGAAACAAGAAGGTGATCGCGTACAGACCGGCGACCGCATCTACACTGTCGCTGATTTGAACCACTTGTGGGTTCAAATGGATGCTTACGAATCGGACCTAGCTTGGTTGCGATACGGGCAAGACGTCGAGTTCACGACCGAAGCTTATCCGGGCGAGGTTTTTCACGGACGCATCGCGTTCATCGACCCGGTGTTGAACGAAGATACGCGAACAGTGAAGGTTCGCGTGAACGTCAGCAACGATGACGGCCGACTGAAGCCGGAGATGTTCGTGCGGGCGATCGTGAAGAGCAACGTCGCGGCGGGCGGCCGAGTGCTTGATGCGTCGTTAGCTGGAAAGTGGATCAGCCCGATGCATCCCGAGATCGTGAAAGATCAACCGGGCGACTGCGACATTTGCGGGATGCCATTGGTACGGGCCGAATCATTGGGCTATGTCACTGCGGAACCGACCGATGCTGCGAAGCCGTTGATCGTACCGACGTCAGCGGTGTTGCTAACCGGCACACGAGCGATCGTCTACGTTCAGATTCCCGACGCAGACAAGCCGACTTATGAAGGTCGGGAGATTGTGATCGGTCCGCGAGCAGGTGAATTCTATCTGGTGAAGTCCGGTCTCAACGAAGGCGACCTCGTTGTGACCAACGGAAACTTCAAGCTCGACAGTGCGCTGCAGATTTCTGCGAAGCCCTCGATGATGACACCTCAAGGTGGCGGCGGCGGTGGACACAACCACGGCGGTATGGAAATGCCAAAGGCAGACGAAGGTGTCACGATGAACGCGAGTCCGATGGAGTTGGTGCCAGCGGTACGTGATGCGATGCAAGGCATTGTTGAGCAATACAAAACGATTCAAGAAAAGGTCGAAGCAGCGAACCTCGCAGAGATTCGTGCCGGCTACGACGAACTGGGTAAAGCGGTCGAGGCGTTGCCAGCAGACTTGATCGGCCCCGACATGCGACCGCAATGGTTCGAGATTGCGATGTTATTGCGGAACGACGTCACCGAAGGCCGTGAGACCAATTCCATGCGTGAAGCCGATCGGGTGTTCGCGTTGACTCGCCAGCACGTCGATCAAATGAAGACGCAATTCCCGTTGCCGATGTCTCACGATGAAATGCAGATGCCAGCGATGGCGAACATGGATGCTCCGCCAGAAGTGACCCAGCAATTAGACGGCTTTGTCGGTCCTTATTTGGGACTTGGTAAGGCGCTCGCGGCCGACGATCTGGAGGGTGCGAAGCAAGCCGTCGAGCCGTTGCATCAGCGATTGGCTTCATTGCTGCCGATCGTCTCTGAGTCCAAAGCGGTCGAAATGTGGAACAAAGAGAAACGCGACTTGTCCGAGATCGTCGCAAGAATGCAGAAAGCAAGCGACCTCGCCGCCTTGCGGAGCGGATTCGCGTTGCTGTCTGAGCAGATGCTGAGCCTGGAGCGGATGTTCGGCCTTCCCACCGACGCGGCTCTTTACGAACTGCATTGCCCGATGGCGTTTGAGGGACGTGGTGCATCTTGGATTCAGTCCGACGATGCAGTTCGCAATCCGTACTACGGCCCGTCGATGCTGAAGTGTGCCGACAAAGTCGAAAAGTTGTAG